A single genomic interval of Heteronotia binoei isolate CCM8104 ecotype False Entrance Well chromosome 11, APGP_CSIRO_Hbin_v1, whole genome shotgun sequence harbors:
- the LOC132578916 gene encoding BTB/POZ domain-containing protein KCTD12-like, producing MALADNASCAKPSDDMVFPEIIELNVGGQVYITRHNTLTSIPGSLLWEMFTQKNIRSLARDNKGRFFVDRDGFLFRYILDYMRDQQLVLPEHFPERSRLQREAEYFKLPELVKTLAPKLSKQNSIGDEPCQSDSEELSPSMDTARNLAAASAILASGPGGSFTATAGGGTGQDIRRSGFITIGYRGSYTLGRDSQTDAKFRRVARIMVCGKTSLAKEVFGETLNESRDPDRPPERYTSRYYLKFTFLEQAFDKLADSGFHMVACNSTGTCAFAHEQTDDKIWTSYTEYVFYRE from the coding sequence ATGGCCTTGGCAGACAATGCAAGTTGTGCCAAACCCAGCGACGACATGGTTTTCCCAGAGATCATAGAGCTGAATGTGGGAGGACAGGTCTACATCACCCGCCACAACACCCTGACCAGTATCCCGGGATCATTGCTCTGGGAAATGTTCACGCAGAAGAATATTCGTTCCTTAGCTCGGGACAATAAGGGGAGGTTCTTTGTGGACCGTGATGGCTTCCTGTTCCGCTACATCTTGGACTATATGAGGGACCAGCAGCTGGTGCTTCCTGAGCACTTTCCAGAGCGAAGCCGTTTGCAGCGAGAAGCAGAGTACTTCAAGTTGCCGGAGTTGGTCAAGACCCTTGCCCCAAAGCTTAGCAAGCAGAACTCCATTGGGGATGAGCCCTGTCAAAGTGACTCGGAGGAGCTGTCTCCTAGTATGGACACTGCCCGCAACTTGGCAGCCGCCAGTGCCATCCTGGCAAGTGGCCCTGGAGGCTCCTTCACAGCCACTGCTGGCGGCGGCACCGGGCAAGATATCCGGAGATCAGGCTTCATCACCATTGGCTACCGGGGCTCCTACACGCTTGGCAGAGACAGCCAAACAGATGCCAAATTCCGCAGGGTGGCCAGGATCATGGTGTGTGGTAAGACCTCCCTGGCCAAGGAAGTCTTTGGGGAGACACTGAATGAGAGCAGGGACCCTGACCGGCCTCCAGAGCGTTACACCTCCAGGTACTACCTCAAATTCACCTTCCTGGAGCAAGCCTTTGACAAACTGGCTGACTCTGGCTTCCACATGGTAGCCTGCAATTCCACAGGGACCTGCGCCTTTGCCCACGAACAGACGGATGACAAGATCTGGACCTCTTACACCGAATATGTTTTCTACCGTGAGTGA